From a single Nicotiana tabacum cultivar K326 chromosome 8, ASM71507v2, whole genome shotgun sequence genomic region:
- the LOC142162994 gene encoding zinc finger BED domain-containing protein RICESLEEPER 2-like → MIFIASVLDPRNKFEYVEGALEELFREEKGKKINDEVYAYMNSLFREYLKKYSTESCPQSPSSSTSSNNTSNTSNGSVISASKISTKLSLKKQKEDNGSGGSKSELDKYISEEQEPFSEEFDILSWWKTHAPRFPILSELARDMLAIPISSVESECTFSTGGRILDSFRSSLTPKCVQALICVHDWLREEKNHISVEEDLKYLEELELALDMENNGSITSIV, encoded by the exons atgatttttattgcttccgtCTTGGATCCACGTAACAAATTTGAATATGTTGAGGGAGCACTTGAAGAACTTTTTAGggaggaaaaagggaagaaaataaatgatgagGTGTATGCTTATATGAATTCTTTATTTAGAGAGTATCTAAAAAAGTATTCAACTGAATCTTGTCCTCAATCTCCATCTAGTTCTACTTCATCTAACAACACATCTAATACATCTAATGGGAGTGTTATAAGTGCATCAAAAATAAGTACTAAGCTTAGCttgaagaaacaaaaggaagacAATGGAAGTGGGGGTTCTAAATCGGAGTTGGATAAATACATTAGTGAAGAACAAGAGCCTTTTAGTGAAGAATTTGATATCTTGAGTTGGTGGAAAACACATGCTCCTAGATTTCCTATTCTTTCGGAGTTGGCTCGTGATATGTTGGCCATTCCAATTTCTAGTGTGGAGTCGGAATGCACATTTAGCACTGGTGGCcgtattcttgattcatttaggagttcattgactcctaaATGTGTGCAAGCTCTTATTTGTGTTCATGATTGGCTTAGAGAAGAGAAGAATCATATTAGTGTTGAAGAAGACTTGAAGTATCTTGAGGAACTCGAGCTTG CTTTAGATATGGAAAATAATGGAAGCAttactagcattgtttga
- the LOC107769512 gene encoding FRIGIDA-like protein 3, whose amino-acid sequence MEDTESVATLVDSTTSKIQQLQKAFAELESHRAVTLNLQWKQLEEHFHGLQKSLKRRFNELEDQEKEFETKIFQSREMLEKRQAAVIAKEQASLQRLQEKRDAAVSAIAIALEKHRKPCSVQPAVINCEVQDGPSILEQKPDDFIEIGHVIEDTGKPSQGGGVEVKSYPELVKLCQNMDSEGLHKFISDNRKNLAALREEIPLALRAATNPASLVLDSLKGFYNSDLSISDAKKDANLLGLRRTCIMLLECLSTLLNTLEMNSISSIISENVKERAKGIAEEWNPKLDELDIDANNGNSLEAHAFLQLLATFSINSNFNQENLSKLIPMVSRRRQTADLCRSLGLSDRMPGVIDVLINNGRHIDAVNLAFAFELTQQFPPVSLLKSYLNEASKASIPLNSGNASPTVQNDVNEKELTALKAVLKCIEDHKLEEHYPVDPLQKRVLQLEKAKADKKKATEVAKPQSKRPRPNGVGNGLRVNNVVMDKNFYPRMTESCPQSVYDRPYAHPGPTSNHVPLFMGAAVYNFSPGHDFFGNGYHYQAPYLH is encoded by the exons ATGGAAGATACAGAGTCAGTTGCAACATTGGTGGACTCTACAACATCCAAGATACAGCAACTACAGAAAGCATTCGCTGAGTTGGAAAGTCACCGTGCTGTTACTCTCAACCTGCAGTGGAAGCAACTTGAAGAGCACTTTCATGGGCTTCAGAAGTCCTTGAAGAGGCGTTTCAATGAACTGGAAGACCAAGAGAAGGAGTTTGAGACAAAAATTTTCCAATCTAGGGAGATGTTGGAGAAGCGTCAAGCAGCTGTTATTGCTAAAGAGCAAGCTTCACTTCAGAGGCTCCAGGAGAAAAGAGATGCTGCAGTTTCCGCTATTGCTATCGCTCTTGAGAAGCATAGGAAGCCTTGTTCTGTACAACCTGCTGTCATTAATTGTGAGGTTCAAGATGGGCCATCTATTCTGGAACAAAAGCCTGATGATTTCATAGAGATTGGGCATGTTATAGAGGATACTGGAAAACCTTCTCAGGGTGGTGGTGTGGAAGTTAAGTCTTATCCAGAGCTAGTGAAACTATGCCAAAATATGGATTCTGAAGGCCTCCACAAATTCATATCAGACAACCGTAAAAACCTGGCAGCTCTTAGGGAGGAGATTCCACTTGCTTTAAGAGCTGCAACCAATCCTGCCTCTCTGGTTCTGGACTCACTGAAGGGGTTTTACAACTCAGATTTGTCAATTTCTGATGCTAAAAAAGATGCTAATCTTTTGGGTTTGCGGCGAACTTGTATTATGCTACTGGAATGCCTTAGTACTTTATTAAACACCCTGGAAATGAATTCTATTTCAAGTATAATATCAGAAAATGTAAAAGAACGTGCGAAAGGTATTGCTGAGGAGTGGAACCCGAAGTTAGATGAACTTGACATTGATGCAAATAATGGAAATTCTTTGGAGGCTCATGCATTCTTACAGCTACTTGCTACTTTTAGTATTAATTCCAATTTTAACCAGGAGAACTTATCCAAGCTGATACCAATGGTTTCACGACGTCGTCAAACAGCTGATCTCTGTCGTTCCCTTGGATTATCTGACAGAATGCCAG GTGTTATTGATGTGTTGATAAATAATGGAAGACATATAGATGCTGTTAATCTAGCTTTTGCATTTGAGCTGACACAGCAGTTTCCACCTGTATCTCTACTGAAATCCTACTTGAATGAAGCTAGCAAAGCATCTATACCTCTCAATTCTGGAAATGCATCACCTACTGTGCAG AATGATGTCAATGAGAAAGAGTTGACTGCACTAAAGGCCGTGTTAAAATGCATCGAAGACCATAAGCTTGAGGAGCACTACCCGGTGGACCCCCTTCAGAAAAGGGTTCTTCAGCTGGAGAAAGCAAAGGCAGACAAGAAAAAGGCAACTGAAGTTGCGAAACCTCAATCGAAAAGGCCTCGCCCCAATGGTGTCGGAAATGGCCTCCGAGTAAATAATGTTGTCATGGACAAAAACTTCTATCCCAGAATGACTGAGAGCTGCCCGCAATCCGTTTATGACAGACCATATGCTCACCCTGGACCGACCAGCAACCATGTTCCTTTATTCATGGGTGCTGCTGTTTACAACTTTTCTCCTGGCCATGACTTCTTTGGAAATGGCTACCATTACCAGGCTCCTTACCTGCACTGA